CCGATCCGCTCCGACCGGATGGTGACGACATCGCCCACCTTGTGCGTGAAGCCCGCCCCGGGGGTGTCGCGATCCTGAACCGGCGCGAATAGCGTGCCGCAGAACAGCACGAACCCGTCGGGATAGTGGTGCTCGGTCAGGCACTGTTCGACCAGGTCGGTCGGATCGCGGCTGATCTCGGCCATGACGTTGCGCCCTTCGAGGTGATAGCCCTCGGGCCCGTCGACGGTCAGTTCGACCTCCGCCTGGCGCACGTCGTCGAGCGTGTAGCCATCGTCGAACAGCCGGATGAACGGGCCGATCGCGCAGCTGGCGGTCGCGTCCTTCGCCTTGGACAGGAGGAGCGAGGAGCGTCCTTCGATATCGCGCAGGTTCACGTCGTTGCCCAGCGTCGCGCCGACGATCTCGCCCTCGGCGTCGCACACGATCACGACCTCGGGTTCGGGATTGTTCCAGTGCGAGTCCGACCGGATACCGATTTCCGAGCCTCCTCCGACGGAGGAAAGTACGGGGGATTTGGAGAAGATTTCCGCATCCGGGCCGATCGCCACTTCGAGATAGGGCGACCACATGCCTTCCTCGAGCAGCGCCGCCTTCAGCTCGCGCGCCTCCGCACTACCCGGGACCACTGCGCGGATGCCCGCGCCGATGCGTTCTTCCAGTTGCGAACGGATTTCGGACGCGCGCGCCGCGTCGCCCCGGGCGCGTTCCTCGATCACGCGTTCGATCGCGGACACCGCGAAGGTCACGCCGCTCGCCTTGATGCATTGCAGGTCGATCGGCGAGAGCAGCGTCCACCCTTCGGGAAGGCCGTCCTCCACCGGGCCGATGTCTTCTCCGCCGTCGAAGTCGCGGCGGGCGATCGCACCCGACACGCTGGCCGCCCGAGCGGTGATGTCGAAAATCCGCCCGTCGCGGATCGCGATGACGACCGGCCCCTCCGGCCCGTCCGCCCGGCCGATGAAGCGGCCCGAACGATAATCCTGCGGCAATAGTTCCATGATCCGGTTGACCGGCATATGCTCTTGTCCTCTCCCTTGATAGCGCTACCATAAGAAGGCGGCAGCGCGGGAGCAAGCGCAAAGACCGCCGGATCGGGAGAGAGCAGAATGGGTAAGGCGAGGGCACTTCGCAGCGCGGTGCTGGCAATGGGACTGATCGGCGCGCCGGTCGCGGCGGCACCGACCGCCTATTTCGATTCGGTTTCCTACCGTGCGCTGGAACCGGCGCCGGATGTCCCAGCCGGAGAATTTCGCAATCCGATCCTCCCCGGTTTTGCACCTGACCCGTCCATCGTGAAGGTCGGTTCGGACTTCTACCTCGTAACTTCGACTTTCAGCTGGTTTCCGGGACTGCCGATCTATCACAGTACCGACCTCGTTCATTGGCGACAGATCGGGAATGCGATCGACCGGACGGGCATGGTGGACTTCGCCGGGCTGGGCACCAATCGCGGCCTGTTCGCCCCCGCGATCAGCCATCACGACGGGATGTTCTGGATCGTCAACACCTGCATCGAATGCGGCGGGAACTTCGTGATTACCGCCGAAAACCCCGCAGGACCG
Above is a genomic segment from Erythrobacter sp. 3-20A1M containing:
- a CDS encoding fumarylacetoacetate hydrolase family protein, giving the protein MPVNRIMELLPQDYRSGRFIGRADGPEGPVVIAIRDGRIFDITARAASVSGAIARRDFDGGEDIGPVEDGLPEGWTLLSPIDLQCIKASGVTFAVSAIERVIEERARGDAARASEIRSQLEERIGAGIRAVVPGSAEARELKAALLEEGMWSPYLEVAIGPDAEIFSKSPVLSSVGGGSEIGIRSDSHWNNPEPEVVIVCDAEGEIVGATLGNDVNLRDIEGRSSLLLSKAKDATASCAIGPFIRLFDDGYTLDDVRQAEVELTVDGPEGYHLEGRNVMAEISRDPTDLVEQCLTEHHYPDGFVLFCGTLFAPVQDRDTPGAGFTHKVGDVVTIRSERIGTLTNTVTIARDAPAWTMGIGEFMRSLAARGLADKI